Proteins encoded within one genomic window of Nonomuraea gerenzanensis:
- a CDS encoding tetratricopeptide repeat-containing protein, with protein sequence MRLSRAARPAGRTRRVLLVLAVVLLALGLAGFLAGALGVPDDVVALLDQRASVISMVAGLAGLIVQLRVPAKAPSPRMVGLPRPPARRFVGRDHALRRLMAAREGGAGVRGRVICGLGGIGKSELALQYAHAHRARYELVWWIPAESAGQVRTGLAELGRALAAAAACRGPDGPGSLADRDAVAYALAWLGGHGKWLLVFDDVRDPEELEPYLGRLERGEVLITSRRTTGWDAVAVPISLPALPPQAAVTLLTDLIGGAGLDAAEVRGPADGPGSETADLRGPASGSGTEAANLHDATGGSELEVAGLRGLVDELGCLPLALVQAGGYIARTPGMTVTRYRRLLAAAPGRMHAAAPPGQSAADRHVIAQVWQVTRDTLAARDPLTVELLRLLACYAPDVLPMNALGTSVDVAESVALLAGYSMITLTGPGETAGQPLIGMHRLVHAVIRAELGDDDRRALRERAARLIEAALPGGPEDLSRWPLYARLLPHVRTVLTPDSPGTAEAIQYLAARGDLRTAHAWQRDRHTALHAALGPEHPGVLAARHDLAHYQGRAGDARAARDEFAALLPVRERVHGPEHPLALATRHALTLWTGQAGDPAAARDGAAALLPIRERVLGAEHPDTLITRHDLAYWTGQAGDPESARDQLLALLPVRERIFGPEHLQVMACRHVLTVLIGVLGDAPAARDEFAALARVQERLRGPDHPVTMNARHELARWTGEAGDPRSARRQFAALLPVRRRVQGPDHPDTVLARDALAYWEQRCRTARRRFTVARSRPRPRTGRAAATRRS encoded by the coding sequence GTGCGGTTGTCGCGTGCTGCGCGGCCGGCGGGCCGGACACGGCGGGTGCTGCTGGTGCTCGCGGTGGTTCTGCTGGCACTGGGGCTGGCCGGGTTCCTCGCCGGTGCGCTGGGCGTGCCCGATGACGTGGTGGCGCTGCTGGATCAGCGTGCCAGTGTGATCAGCATGGTCGCCGGGCTGGCCGGGCTGATCGTGCAGCTACGGGTGCCGGCGAAGGCGCCGTCCCCGCGGATGGTGGGCTTACCCCGGCCGCCCGCCCGGCGGTTCGTCGGGCGCGATCACGCCCTGCGGCGGCTCATGGCCGCGCGGGAGGGTGGGGCGGGGGTGCGTGGCCGGGTGATCTGCGGGCTGGGCGGGATCGGCAAGAGCGAGCTGGCCCTGCAGTACGCGCACGCGCATCGTGCTCGTTACGAGCTGGTCTGGTGGATCCCGGCGGAGAGTGCCGGGCAGGTCAGGACCGGGTTGGCCGAGCTGGGGCGGGCGCTGGCCGCGGCGGCGGCTTGTCGCGGGCCGGACGGGCCGGGGTCGCTGGCGGATCGGGATGCGGTCGCGTACGCGCTGGCCTGGCTGGGCGGGCATGGGAAGTGGCTGCTGGTGTTCGATGACGTGCGGGATCCGGAGGAGCTCGAGCCCTACCTGGGGCGGCTGGAGCGGGGGGAGGTGTTGATCACCTCACGGCGGACGACCGGCTGGGACGCGGTCGCCGTCCCGATCTCACTGCCCGCCCTGCCTCCGCAGGCGGCCGTGACGTTGCTCACCGACCTGATCGGCGGCGCGGGGCTGGACGCGGCGGAGGTGCGTGGGCCGGCCGACGGCCCAGGGTCGGAGACGGCGGACCTGCGGGGCCCGGCCAGCGGCTCAGGGACGGAGGCCGCGAACCTGCATGACGCGACCGGCGGCTCGGAGCTGGAGGTGGCGGGCCTGCGTGGGCTGGTTGACGAGTTGGGCTGCCTGCCGTTGGCGCTGGTGCAGGCCGGCGGGTACATCGCCAGGACTCCCGGCATGACCGTGACCCGTTACCGGCGGCTGCTGGCCGCCGCGCCCGGCCGGATGCACGCCGCCGCGCCGCCGGGGCAGAGCGCGGCCGACCGGCACGTGATCGCCCAGGTCTGGCAGGTCACGCGGGACACGCTGGCCGCCCGCGACCCGCTGACGGTCGAACTGCTGCGCCTGCTCGCCTGCTACGCCCCCGACGTCCTGCCCATGAACGCGCTCGGCACCTCGGTGGACGTGGCCGAGTCCGTAGCCCTGCTCGCCGGCTACAGCATGATCACGCTCACCGGGCCGGGCGAGACCGCCGGGCAGCCGCTCATCGGCATGCACCGCCTGGTTCACGCCGTCATCCGGGCCGAGCTGGGCGACGACGACCGCCGGGCGCTGCGCGAGCGGGCCGCCCGGCTGATCGAGGCCGCCCTGCCTGGCGGTCCGGAGGACCTCAGCCGCTGGCCGCTGTACGCCCGGCTCCTCCCCCATGTCCGCACCGTCCTGACCCCGGACTCTCCCGGGACGGCCGAGGCGATCCAGTACCTGGCCGCCCGCGGCGACCTGCGTACCGCACACGCCTGGCAACGTGACCGGCACACCGCCCTGCACGCCGCGCTCGGCCCCGAGCACCCCGGCGTCCTCGCCGCCCGGCACGACCTCGCCCACTACCAGGGCCGGGCCGGCGACGCGCGGGCGGCTCGCGACGAGTTCGCCGCGTTGCTGCCCGTCCGGGAGCGCGTGCACGGCCCGGAGCATCCGCTGGCGCTGGCCACCCGGCACGCCCTCACCCTCTGGACGGGGCAGGCCGGCGACCCGGCGGCGGCCCGTGACGGCGCCGCCGCCCTCCTGCCGATCCGCGAACGCGTGCTGGGAGCGGAACATCCCGACACGCTGATCACCCGGCACGACCTCGCCTACTGGACCGGGCAGGCCGGCGATCCGGAGTCGGCGCGTGACCAGTTGCTGGCGCTGCTGCCCGTCCGCGAGCGGATCTTCGGGCCGGAGCACCTGCAGGTGATGGCCTGCCGGCATGTGCTGACCGTCCTGATCGGCGTGCTGGGCGACGCGCCGGCGGCTCGCGACGAGTTCGCCGCCCTGGCCCGCGTGCAGGAGCGCCTGCGCGGGCCGGACCATCCGGTCACCATGAACGCGCGGCACGAGCTGGCCCGCTGGACGGGCGAGGCAGGGGACCCGCGTTCGGCGCGCAGGCAGTTCGCCGCGCTGTTGCCGGTGCGCCGCCGGGTGCAGGGGCCCGATCACCCCGACACCGTCCTCGCCCGCGACGCGCTGGCGTACTGGGAACAGCGCTGCCGGACGGCGCGGAGGCGTTTCACCGTGGCCCGATCCCGCCCACGGCCACGGACTGGAAGAGCGGCCGCGACCCGCCGGTCTTGA
- a CDS encoding lactonase family protein produces MHSTRPPRHPATLRSRLRGPCLTLTALATLAAAALFAGAPAGAAIGSGTLYVTNGDSNDISLFRLDSTGRPALEPPLIPTGQQPRQLHLSTDGRTAYVATALDDSVHQYRVGDDGRLTVLAPPVRTGDSPFGSLRAPSGRTFYTANTADGTVSVFSIGFDGQLYELGRPVPTGENSPRGLAMTPDGRYLYVSHGRPAITPEDTEPPGLVVVFEVGPEGKLSKAGKPVPVERGALGMSVTPDGRHLYVACEALTSVSKRQLFGFAIGAGGSLTPVPGSPYTAPDVPISTAVTADGEHLYVTSGGLNVNPDLATKVWGFAIAADGSLKPVPNAPFEAGRGPVGIALGPDGRRAYVSTLRSELLTFAVEPDGDLALLHGPIKTGGSRPLFQSVAVGGIGPR; encoded by the coding sequence ATGCACTCAACGCGCCCCCCACGACATCCCGCCACACTCCGATCACGCCTGCGCGGACCATGCCTGACCCTGACCGCGCTCGCCACGCTGGCCGCCGCCGCCCTGTTCGCCGGCGCACCGGCCGGAGCCGCCATCGGCAGCGGCACCCTCTACGTCACCAACGGCGACTCGAACGACATCTCCCTCTTCCGCCTCGACTCGACAGGCAGGCCCGCACTCGAACCGCCACTCATCCCGACCGGCCAGCAGCCCAGGCAGCTCCACCTCTCCACCGACGGCCGCACCGCCTACGTCGCCACGGCCCTGGACGACAGCGTCCACCAGTACCGCGTCGGCGACGACGGCAGACTGACCGTCCTCGCGCCCCCCGTCCGGACGGGCGACTCCCCGTTCGGCAGCCTCCGCGCACCGTCGGGCCGGACCTTCTACACCGCCAACACCGCCGACGGCACCGTGTCGGTGTTCTCCATCGGTTTCGACGGGCAACTGTACGAGCTCGGCCGGCCCGTCCCCACCGGCGAGAACAGCCCGCGCGGCCTCGCCATGACCCCCGACGGCCGCTACCTGTACGTCAGCCACGGCCGCCCGGCGATCACCCCGGAGGACACCGAGCCGCCCGGCCTCGTCGTCGTCTTCGAGGTCGGCCCGGAGGGCAAGCTGAGCAAGGCCGGCAAGCCCGTCCCGGTCGAGCGCGGCGCCCTCGGCATGTCGGTCACCCCTGACGGGCGCCACCTCTACGTGGCCTGCGAGGCGCTCACGAGCGTGTCGAAACGCCAGCTCTTCGGCTTCGCCATCGGCGCCGGCGGCTCGCTCACGCCCGTCCCCGGCTCGCCGTACACCGCCCCCGACGTGCCGATCAGCACCGCCGTCACCGCGGACGGCGAGCACCTCTACGTCACCAGCGGCGGCCTGAACGTCAACCCGGACCTAGCCACCAAGGTCTGGGGCTTCGCCATCGCCGCCGACGGGTCGCTGAAGCCCGTCCCCAACGCCCCGTTCGAGGCGGGACGCGGCCCGGTCGGCATCGCGCTGGGCCCCGACGGGCGGCGGGCCTACGTCAGCACGCTGCGTTCGGAGCTCCTGACGTTCGCCGTCGAGCCGGACGGCGACCTGGCGCTGCTGCACGGCCCGATCAAGACCGGCGGGTCGCGGCCGCTCTTCCAGTCCGTGGCCGTGGGCGGGATCGGGCCACGGTGA
- a CDS encoding alpha/beta fold hydrolase — MLGKIRTPVAAALCCVLLGTAVAGCGGDALENWDPLAPATPTTTAPISGPQKIKVAGRSVNVSCSGTPEAGRPVIVLMHGGGDGLDKLAALQKTLSGEHRVCSYDRLGAGASDQPEGPQDFAGAGKILTGVLERVAGDDPVVLAGHSLGGLIAARYAPDHQDRVKGLVLMDATPPTMLADITKSIPESAKGPAAELRAQNLAVFQGQNPERLVITDGKVRSAGDIPVEVIQHGKPYLKALPEYGPRLERAWAAGQRKWLALSSRAELSTAAGSEHYIYVDQPEVAVQAIERVAAQAAKG; from the coding sequence ATGCTCGGCAAAATCAGGACCCCCGTCGCGGCCGCGCTCTGCTGCGTCCTGCTCGGCACGGCGGTCGCCGGCTGCGGCGGCGACGCGCTGGAGAACTGGGACCCCCTCGCCCCCGCCACCCCCACCACCACCGCCCCGATCTCCGGCCCCCAGAAGATCAAGGTCGCGGGCCGGTCGGTCAACGTGTCCTGTTCGGGCACCCCGGAGGCGGGCAGACCGGTCATCGTCCTCATGCACGGGGGAGGCGACGGGCTGGACAAGCTGGCCGCCCTCCAGAAGACGCTCAGCGGCGAGCACCGCGTCTGCTCCTACGACCGGCTCGGCGCGGGCGCGAGCGATCAGCCGGAAGGCCCCCAGGACTTCGCCGGCGCCGGGAAGATCCTGACCGGGGTGCTGGAACGGGTCGCCGGCGACGACCCGGTCGTCCTGGCCGGTCACTCGCTGGGCGGGCTGATCGCCGCCAGGTACGCCCCCGACCACCAGGACCGGGTCAAGGGGCTGGTCCTGATGGACGCCACGCCGCCCACGATGCTGGCCGACATCACAAAGTCGATCCCCGAGTCCGCCAAGGGCCCGGCGGCCGAGTTGCGCGCGCAGAACCTGGCGGTCTTCCAGGGCCAGAACCCGGAGCGGCTGGTCATCACCGACGGGAAGGTCCGCTCCGCCGGGGACATCCCGGTGGAGGTGATCCAGCACGGCAAGCCGTACCTCAAGGCTCTGCCCGAGTACGGGCCGCGGTTGGAGCGGGCCTGGGCCGCGGGCCAGCGCAAGTGGCTGGCGCTGTCCAGCCGCGCCGAGCTGAGCACGGCGGCGGGCAGCGAGCACTACATCTACGTCGATCAGCCCGAGGTCGCCGTCCAGGCCATCGAGCGGGTCGCCGCGCAGGCAGCGAAAGGTTAA
- a CDS encoding cupin domain-containing protein: MIEIKSIDKPDERRDFPRGHLEVCNLSGLSFGTATFEPGWRWSESVKPIAGTDSCEVHHNGFVVRGRLHIRMNDGTEAEVGPGEVFVCPPGHDAWVEGDEQVVMYDFAGGAAEYAKARD; this comes from the coding sequence ATGATCGAAATCAAGAGCATCGACAAGCCCGACGAGCGCCGCGACTTCCCCAGGGGGCATCTCGAAGTGTGCAACCTGTCCGGGCTGAGCTTCGGCACGGCCACCTTCGAGCCGGGCTGGCGCTGGTCGGAGTCGGTCAAGCCCATCGCGGGCACAGACTCGTGCGAGGTGCACCACAACGGGTTCGTGGTGCGGGGGCGGCTGCACATCCGCATGAACGACGGCACCGAGGCCGAGGTCGGCCCGGGGGAGGTCTTCGTCTGCCCGCCGGGTCACGACGCCTGGGTGGAGGGTGACGAGCAGGTGGTGATGTACGACTTCGCGGGCGGGGCCGCCGAGTACGCCAAGGCCCGCGACTGA
- a CDS encoding DUF6289 family protein yields MIRRVLAVAALASAALATVPAAAQAAPICQSGYLCNTQYFSDPARTNLVGVKTEFCNGEVSTWGRVTGYIKWSASPCN; encoded by the coding sequence ATGATCCGTCGCGTACTGGCCGTCGCCGCGCTGGCGAGTGCCGCGCTCGCCACCGTACCGGCCGCCGCGCAGGCCGCCCCCATCTGCCAGTCCGGCTACCTGTGCAACACCCAGTACTTCTCCGACCCCGCACGTACCAACCTGGTCGGGGTCAAGACGGAATTCTGCAACGGCGAGGTCTCGACCTGGGGCAGGGTCACCGGCTACATCAAGTGGTCCGCGAGCCCCTGCAACTGA
- a CDS encoding BTAD domain-containing putative transcriptional regulator, producing MTDGGVEIRVLGPIEIRHGGRKTRLTAPKECALLAALLAGSGTSVPAARLIDALWPGDPPPSAAHNVRLYVARLRRRLGDGDRIVHAGQGYALMAGPEEIDALRFEELLGTARRASGTPADAARLYQEALALWRGSAFEGAGLSSGPARDYAVRLDELRAAAVEEWADVELDLGHHRSLISELRGLTAAAPLRERLHAQLMLALYRSGRQAEALDAYQTARRTLAVELGLEPGPELRALQSAILSADPALDHAGATHLAPASDQVEAIRPAPAVDHPETIRPAPALDHLQATRPTLVRLTRASRPWAIAAGLVLALTVIAGYLTLPRLEEPAPRTTPAVAEGGGDGVLTVGTLLPRTGLLYFIGSSTSNGAKLAVADVNAAGGVLGRPVRLLDADSGDTEPDIATRGVAQFIDQNVDLIVGPASNKLSLSILDPAADAGIAIISPSTTAGYLSTAYDQGMYFRTSAADTLQGRLLGLLAAEDGNRTATIVTLDDDYGAEVADAAERSLAAQGVRLLDRLVFEPGTDGFARHVATIAETRPDALVMIGYEETVALVRELHEQGFTARNQSWYLVDANLIHYAGEVPEGVMAGAKGTLAGAEATGAFAARMRAADPGHDDLSYAAESYDAVVLGALAAEAARSDLGQSIAARLADVSSGGRRCTSYRECAELARAGVDLDYDGVSGRIEFDSNGDVREGAFGVYAYDESDDYELVTTRLVRGS from the coding sequence ATGACTGACGGGGGCGTGGAGATCCGGGTCCTGGGGCCCATCGAGATCCGGCACGGGGGCAGAAAGACCCGGCTCACCGCGCCGAAGGAGTGCGCGCTGCTGGCCGCGTTGTTAGCCGGTTCGGGGACGTCGGTGCCCGCCGCCCGGCTCATCGACGCCCTCTGGCCCGGCGACCCGCCCCCGTCCGCGGCGCACAATGTGCGGCTCTACGTCGCCAGGCTGCGCAGGCGGCTCGGCGACGGCGACCGCATCGTGCATGCGGGGCAGGGGTACGCCCTCATGGCCGGGCCGGAGGAGATCGACGCGCTGCGGTTCGAGGAGCTGCTGGGCACGGCCCGGCGGGCCTCCGGCACCCCGGCGGACGCCGCCCGCCTCTACCAGGAGGCGCTCGCGTTGTGGCGCGGCAGCGCCTTCGAGGGCGCCGGCCTGAGCTCCGGGCCCGCGCGGGACTACGCCGTACGGCTGGACGAGCTGCGCGCCGCCGCCGTCGAGGAGTGGGCCGACGTCGAGCTGGACCTCGGCCACCACCGCTCGCTCATCAGCGAGCTGCGCGGGCTCACCGCCGCCGCTCCCCTGCGCGAGCGGCTGCACGCGCAGCTCATGCTCGCCCTCTACCGCTCGGGACGGCAGGCCGAGGCGCTGGACGCCTACCAGACCGCCCGCAGGACGCTCGCGGTGGAGCTGGGCCTGGAGCCCGGCCCCGAGCTGCGCGCCCTCCAATCGGCCATCCTGTCCGCCGATCCGGCGCTCGACCACGCCGGAGCCACCCACCTCGCTCCGGCGTCCGATCAGGTCGAAGCCATCCGCCCCGCTCCGGCGGTCGACCACCCCGAAACCATTCGGCCCGCTCCGGCCCTCGACCACCTCCAAGCCACCCGCCCCACGCTCGTACGGCTCACCCGTGCCTCCCGGCCCTGGGCGATCGCGGCCGGGCTCGTCCTGGCCCTCACGGTGATCGCCGGCTACCTCACCCTCCCGAGGCTTGAAGAGCCGGCCCCACGCACCACCCCGGCCGTGGCGGAAGGCGGCGGGGACGGCGTCCTGACCGTGGGCACCCTGCTGCCACGCACCGGCCTGCTGTACTTCATCGGCTCCTCCACCAGCAACGGCGCCAAGCTCGCCGTCGCGGACGTGAACGCGGCGGGCGGCGTGCTCGGCAGGCCGGTCCGGCTGCTCGACGCGGACTCCGGCGACACCGAGCCCGACATCGCGACGAGGGGCGTGGCACAGTTCATCGACCAGAACGTGGACCTCATCGTCGGCCCCGCCTCCAACAAGCTCTCGCTGAGCATCCTGGACCCCGCCGCCGACGCCGGCATCGCGATCATCTCCCCCTCCACCACGGCCGGTTACCTGAGCACGGCCTACGACCAGGGCATGTACTTCCGCACCTCGGCCGCCGACACCCTGCAGGGCCGGTTGCTCGGGCTGCTCGCCGCCGAGGACGGCAACCGTACCGCGACGATCGTCACCTTGGACGACGACTACGGCGCGGAGGTGGCCGACGCGGCGGAGCGGTCGCTGGCCGCGCAGGGCGTGCGGCTGCTCGACCGCCTGGTGTTCGAGCCGGGGACGGACGGCTTCGCCCGGCACGTCGCCACGATCGCCGAGACCCGCCCCGACGCCCTGGTGATGATCGGGTACGAGGAGACCGTGGCGCTCGTCCGGGAGCTGCACGAGCAGGGCTTCACCGCCAGGAACCAGAGCTGGTACCTGGTGGACGCCAACCTGATCCACTACGCGGGCGAGGTGCCCGAGGGAGTGATGGCGGGCGCGAAGGGCACGCTCGCCGGGGCCGAGGCCACCGGCGCGTTCGCGGCCCGCATGCGGGCGGCCGATCCTGGGCACGACGACCTGAGTTACGCGGCGGAGTCGTACGACGCGGTGGTGCTGGGGGCGCTGGCGGCCGAGGCCGCCCGCAGCGATCTCGGCCAGTCGATCGCGGCGCGGCTGGCGGACGTCAGCTCGGGCGGGCGGCGGTGCACGTCCTACCGGGAGTGCGCCGAGCTGGCGCGCGCGGGCGTGGACCTCGACTACGACGGGGTCAGCGGGCGCATCGAGTTCGACAGCAACGGTGATGTACGGGAGGGCGCCTTCGGCGTCTACGCCTACGACGAGTCGGACGACTACGAGCTGGTGACCACCCGCCTGGTCAGGGGCTCCTGA
- a CDS encoding MFS transporter: MITVVERVLPARLGTGFRWLLASSWLTNLGDGIAAAAGPLLIATLTRDPLLISLSALVSWAPPLLFSLYAGVLSDRHDRRRIVLVANAVRALVLAALVALMVTGTVTVATALVALTLRSVAEVFADNATATLTPMMVDRDDLVVANARLGTGFITLNQLAGPPIGAALFGLGFTWPFASQLLLVAAGIVLVSRIVLPPHGRRTGDSKPDTVRELVAGFRWTVRHAAVRTLALTILIFNFTFGAAWSVLVLYTQEQLGLGAVGFGLMTTIGGIGGLIGTGLYGAITRKVSLGALMRIGLIIETFTHLGLALTHSPWVAGGIFLVFGAHAFIWGTTSTTVRQRAVPHELQGRVGSVNTICVYAGLVVGSLIGGVLATRFGVAAPFWFAFAGSAVFVVLLWRQLMLIAHDD, encoded by the coding sequence GTGATCACAGTGGTGGAGCGCGTTCTGCCTGCCCGGCTGGGGACAGGCTTCCGATGGTTGCTGGCCTCGAGCTGGCTGACGAATCTCGGTGACGGGATCGCGGCCGCCGCGGGCCCCCTGCTGATCGCGACGCTGACCCGCGACCCGCTGCTGATCTCGCTGTCGGCCCTGGTGAGCTGGGCGCCGCCGCTGCTGTTCAGCCTGTACGCGGGCGTGCTGTCGGACCGCCACGACCGGCGCAGGATCGTGCTCGTCGCGAACGCGGTGCGCGCGCTGGTGCTGGCGGCGCTGGTCGCGCTCATGGTGACCGGCACCGTGACCGTGGCGACGGCGCTGGTGGCGCTCACGCTGCGGTCCGTCGCCGAGGTGTTCGCCGACAACGCGACGGCCACGCTGACGCCCATGATGGTCGACAGGGACGACCTCGTCGTCGCCAACGCCCGCCTGGGCACGGGCTTCATCACGCTCAACCAGCTCGCCGGGCCGCCGATCGGCGCCGCGCTGTTCGGGCTGGGCTTCACCTGGCCGTTCGCGAGCCAGCTGCTCTTGGTGGCGGCGGGCATCGTGCTGGTCTCCCGGATCGTGCTGCCGCCGCACGGCCGGCGGACCGGCGACTCCAAGCCCGACACCGTGCGGGAGCTGGTCGCCGGGTTCCGCTGGACCGTCCGGCACGCGGCGGTCCGCACACTGGCGCTGACCATCCTCATCTTCAACTTCACGTTCGGCGCGGCCTGGTCGGTGCTCGTCCTCTACACCCAGGAACAGCTCGGCCTCGGCGCCGTGGGCTTCGGCCTGATGACCACCATCGGCGGCATCGGCGGCCTGATCGGCACCGGCCTGTACGGGGCCATCACCCGCAAGGTGAGCCTGGGCGCGTTGATGCGGATCGGGCTCATCATCGAGACGTTCACCCACCTGGGCCTGGCCCTGACCCATTCGCCGTGGGTCGCCGGCGGCATCTTCCTGGTCTTCGGTGCGCACGCGTTCATCTGGGGCACGACCTCGACGACCGTCCGCCAGCGCGCGGTCCCGCACGAGCTCCAGGGCCGGGTGGGCAGCGTGAACACCATCTGCGTCTACGCGGGGCTGGTGGTCGGCTCGCTGATCGGCGGGGTCCTGGCCACCCGGTTCGGCGTCGCGGCACCCTTCTGGTTCGCCTTCGCCGGCTCCGCGGTGTTCGTCGTGCTGCTGTGGCGGCAGCTCATGCTCATCGCCCACGACGACTGA
- a CDS encoding glycoside hydrolase family 16 protein, which translates to MSDEAINRRKLITLGSAAAAGSLLGLPLATGEAQAGTRARRSAATWENIVEKTSFNSTTAFTQEWNYGYPWGQYHNGAAKMLPGKVTLSGGVLTLTATRLSQSTEQSPSAPNAPIWWHSGTVHAKEPIVINDQFPEYDIEGEFRTQTGVGIWPAFWTTGIYPDWPPESDILEYVGDSTNLFNTWTKEAGENDPAERHELTGHDPGTWHKYRVWMEKDGDDVLLDYYFDGVWKASHRGVGWAGIPQYLIINLQMGSWASGVEQGDPLWSQQPGPSGNTTFQARNVWFGRTRS; encoded by the coding sequence TTGTCCGACGAAGCGATCAACCGCCGTAAGCTCATCACCCTGGGTTCCGCGGCGGCCGCCGGCAGCCTGTTGGGGCTCCCGCTCGCCACAGGCGAGGCCCAGGCCGGCACGCGTGCCCGCCGCAGCGCGGCCACGTGGGAGAACATCGTCGAGAAGACCTCCTTCAACAGCACCACGGCCTTCACCCAGGAATGGAACTACGGCTATCCCTGGGGCCAATACCACAACGGCGCCGCCAAGATGCTCCCGGGCAAGGTCACGCTGTCCGGCGGGGTGCTGACCCTGACCGCGACCCGGCTGAGCCAGTCCACCGAGCAGAGCCCCAGCGCGCCGAACGCCCCGATCTGGTGGCACTCCGGCACCGTGCACGCCAAGGAACCGATCGTCATCAACGACCAGTTCCCCGAGTACGACATCGAGGGCGAGTTCCGCACCCAGACCGGCGTGGGCATCTGGCCGGCCTTCTGGACCACCGGCATCTACCCCGACTGGCCCCCGGAGAGCGACATCCTGGAGTACGTCGGCGACTCCACGAACCTGTTCAACACCTGGACCAAGGAGGCCGGCGAGAACGACCCCGCCGAACGTCACGAGCTCACCGGCCACGACCCCGGCACCTGGCACAAGTACCGGGTCTGGATGGAGAAGGACGGCGACGACGTCCTGCTCGACTACTACTTCGACGGGGTGTGGAAGGCGAGCCACCGGGGCGTGGGCTGGGCCGGCATCCCGCAGTACCTGATCATCAACCTGCAGATGGGCTCCTGGGCCTCGGGGGTCGAGCAGGGCGACCCCCTCTGGAGCCAGCAGCCCGGCCCGTCCGGCAACACGACCTTCCAGGCACGTAACGTGTGGTTCGGGCGTACGCGTAGCTAG